The Xanthomonas sontii genome contains a region encoding:
- a CDS encoding coniferyl aldehyde dehydrogenase, giving the protein MPISDADAASADTPLAALPVTLQRLRAAWQAAKPERAQRREDLLRLRAALKRRLPEMADAIAADFGHRSRHESLIADGMTVLGEIDHLLRHLKRWMRPQRVGAGWRLWPARAEVRPVPVGVVGVIAPWNYPVNLALIPLATAIAAGNHVYLKPSEHTPRSAQFLQSLLAEVFPPQRVAVALGGAEVASAFAALPLDHLVFTGSTAVGRKVMAAAAPNLTPLTLELGGKSPAIVCADYPLDQAAARLATGKWFNAGQTCIAPDYVLIDAGREAALVQALRAQVLARYGDFASAEDYTRIVNEGQYRRLRGYLDDARARGLEVIELATVSRERAERERLIVPTLVLQPGDDALLMQEEIFGPILPVRSYRSLDAAIAEINSRDRPLALYPFSHDRARIETILHATIAGGVTVNDSLLHFAANALPFGGIGPSGMGAYHGRAGFDAFSKALPILWQSRRAGSDLLKPPYARIARMLSFLVR; this is encoded by the coding sequence ATGCCGATCTCCGACGCCGACGCCGCTTCCGCCGACACGCCACTGGCCGCCTTGCCAGTCACCCTGCAGCGCCTGCGCGCGGCCTGGCAGGCGGCCAAGCCGGAGCGGGCGCAGCGCCGCGAGGACTTGCTGCGGCTGCGCGCGGCGTTGAAGCGGCGTTTGCCGGAGATGGCCGATGCCATCGCCGCCGATTTCGGCCACCGCTCGCGCCACGAATCGCTGATCGCCGACGGCATGACCGTGCTCGGCGAGATCGATCACCTGCTGCGCCATCTGAAGCGCTGGATGCGCCCGCAGCGGGTCGGCGCCGGCTGGCGGCTGTGGCCGGCGCGTGCGGAAGTGCGGCCGGTGCCGGTCGGCGTGGTCGGGGTGATCGCGCCGTGGAACTACCCGGTCAACCTGGCGCTGATCCCGCTGGCCACCGCCATCGCCGCCGGCAACCACGTCTACCTGAAACCCTCCGAGCACACCCCGCGCAGCGCGCAGTTCCTGCAGTCGCTGCTGGCCGAGGTGTTCCCGCCGCAGCGGGTGGCGGTGGCGCTGGGCGGTGCCGAGGTGGCGTCCGCCTTCGCCGCGCTGCCGCTGGACCACCTGGTGTTCACCGGCTCCACCGCGGTCGGGCGCAAGGTGATGGCCGCCGCCGCCCCCAACCTGACCCCGCTGACCCTGGAACTGGGCGGCAAGTCGCCGGCCATCGTCTGCGCCGACTACCCGCTGGACCAGGCCGCCGCGCGCCTGGCCACCGGCAAGTGGTTCAACGCCGGGCAGACCTGCATCGCCCCGGACTACGTGCTGATCGACGCCGGCCGCGAGGCGGCGCTGGTACAGGCGCTGCGTGCGCAGGTGCTGGCGCGCTACGGCGATTTCGCCAGCGCCGAGGATTACACCCGCATCGTCAACGAGGGTCAGTACCGGCGCCTGCGCGGCTACCTGGACGATGCCCGCGCGCGCGGCCTGGAGGTCATCGAACTGGCCACGGTGTCGCGCGAACGCGCCGAGCGCGAGCGGCTGATCGTGCCCACGCTGGTGCTGCAGCCGGGCGACGACGCGCTGCTGATGCAGGAGGAGATCTTCGGCCCGATCCTGCCGGTGCGCAGCTACCGCTCCCTGGACGCGGCCATCGCCGAGATCAACAGCCGCGACCGGCCGCTGGCGCTGTATCCCTTCAGCCATGACCGCGCGCGGATCGAGACGATCCTGCACGCCACCATCGCCGGCGGGGTCACCGTCAACGACAGCCTGCTGCATTTCGCCGCCAACGCGCTGCCCTTCGGCGGCATCGGCCCCAGCGGCATGGGCGCCTACCACGGCCGCGCCGGCTTCGACGCCTTCAGCAAGGCGCTGCCGATCCTGTGGCAGTCGCGCCGCGCCGGCAGCGACCTGCTGAAGCCGCCGTACGCGCGGATCGCGCGCATGCTCTCGTTCCTGGTGCGGTGA
- a CDS encoding GFA family protein — protein sequence MSERHVRRCIDKVGDTAIAPLHRLSCHCGAVQIDLELPQGIVDPRRCNCSLCRRRGAIVASVPLAALHVRQGEQALRLYQFHTHTAQHYFCGTCGIYTHHRRRSDPSLYGYNVGCLEGVDPYALAIAVPVEDGVRHPADRAAP from the coding sequence ATGAGCGAGCGCCACGTGCGCCGCTGCATCGACAAGGTCGGCGATACCGCGATCGCGCCGCTGCACCGGCTCAGCTGCCACTGCGGTGCGGTGCAGATCGACCTGGAGCTGCCGCAGGGCATCGTCGACCCGCGCCGCTGCAACTGCTCGCTGTGCCGGCGCCGCGGCGCCATCGTCGCCTCGGTGCCGCTGGCGGCCCTGCATGTCCGCCAGGGCGAGCAGGCGCTGCGCCTGTACCAGTTCCACACGCATACCGCGCAGCATTATTTCTGCGGCACCTGCGGGATCTACACGCATCATCGGCGCCGCTCCGATCCCAGCCTGTACGGCTACAACGTCGGCTGCCTGGAGGGCGTGGACCCGTATGCGCTGGCCATCGCGGTGCCGGTCGAGGACGGCGTGCGCCATCCGGCCGACCGCGCTGCGCCGTGA
- a CDS encoding IS5 family transposase, with the protein MISLFAGHEREAKRQQIGDPLALLSRHIDFAGIAHVVDAKLSLGTGKRGGRPAWPTQVMIKLLLLQQLYNLSDDALEYQVLDRRSFQQFLGLEHSGKVPDAKTIWVWRERLKTKDLMGDISAAIGEQLQRAGFIARGGQIIDASIVSAPIQRNTREENAQIKQGDDVGQDWSDAKRAQKDMQARWTRKHGVAFYGYKLHASTDRRWGFIRRYDVSAANVHDSRHFEQVLDPDNTGRTVWADSGYADAAREADLKRRGYRPAIQHQGHARKPLSEAAKRRNRRIAKDRVFGEHPFARLAQQGGKFVRCIGLARAKVVIGLKVASHNVMRLARLQERAMAPA; encoded by the coding sequence ATGATCAGCCTGTTTGCCGGCCACGAACGCGAAGCCAAGCGGCAGCAGATCGGCGATCCTCTGGCTCTGCTGTCACGGCATATCGACTTTGCCGGGATTGCTCACGTCGTAGACGCGAAGCTGTCCTTGGGTACTGGCAAGCGCGGTGGCCGTCCGGCTTGGCCGACGCAGGTGATGATCAAGCTGCTGCTGTTGCAGCAGTTGTACAACCTCTCCGACGATGCGCTGGAGTACCAGGTGCTGGATCGGCGCAGCTTCCAGCAATTCCTCGGACTGGAACACAGCGGCAAGGTGCCCGACGCCAAGACGATCTGGGTGTGGCGCGAACGGCTCAAGACCAAGGATCTGATGGGCGACATCAGCGCGGCGATCGGTGAGCAATTGCAACGTGCCGGGTTCATTGCCCGCGGCGGTCAGATCATCGACGCCAGCATCGTCAGCGCTCCGATCCAGCGCAACACGCGCGAAGAGAACGCGCAGATCAAGCAGGGCGATGACGTCGGCCAGGACTGGAGCGATGCCAAGCGTGCGCAGAAGGATATGCAGGCACGTTGGACCAGGAAGCATGGGGTGGCGTTCTACGGCTACAAGCTGCACGCCAGCACGGACCGTCGCTGGGGCTTCATCCGCCGCTACGACGTGAGCGCGGCCAACGTGCACGACAGCCGTCACTTCGAGCAGGTGCTGGACCCGGACAACACCGGCCGCACGGTATGGGCCGATAGCGGGTATGCCGATGCAGCGCGGGAAGCAGACCTGAAAAGGCGTGGTTACCGCCCCGCGATCCAACATCAAGGGCATGCGCGCAAGCCCTTGAGCGAGGCAGCAAAGCGCCGGAACCGTCGAATTGCCAAGGATCGGGTGTTCGGCGAGCACCCGTTTGCGCGCTTGGCCCAACAAGGCGGCAAGTTCGTACGCTGCATCGGCTTGGCGCGGGCAAAGGTGGTGATCGGGCTGAAGGTCGCCAGCCATAACGTGATGCGGCTG
- a CDS encoding glycerophosphodiester phosphodiesterase family protein: MKIAFVPSPLARACRVLAALTVLAVVPQLAMANCNDTVGTKMSNILFGDSSGDTVVLAHRGLWGKYGNFPDMPENSRGSLQLANDQCMDGVELDIKMTSDGVPVVLHDWNLGRTTNVWTSRAGETKYDPMSNQGYNPSITVTPWSVVSGLFLLTPDRRTTTGYHVPRVDDLFSYFKAHGLKTPIVFDIKDAASVRAVSRAADAAFSVGASNFVAAKVNATLYPSRSAFRADTTSMVGIPVFTTNMLTKINVDNAISAWSDTKEAMEINVKQLGGLLQGQADRVRERGVRVGVFQAIPDSPLAGKFYQNSGACCYQLSDLYFSYSGGRDTADNRGDLNFIVNQEAFSLITTDDPKAAIAYLKARGKHD, encoded by the coding sequence ATGAAGATCGCATTCGTTCCCTCGCCCCTGGCGCGCGCCTGTCGCGTGCTCGCCGCCCTGACGGTCCTGGCCGTCGTGCCGCAGCTGGCCATGGCCAACTGCAACGACACCGTCGGCACCAAGATGAGCAACATCCTGTTCGGCGACAGCAGCGGCGACACCGTCGTGCTGGCCCACCGCGGTCTGTGGGGCAAGTACGGCAACTTCCCCGACATGCCGGAAAACTCGCGCGGTTCGCTGCAGCTCGCCAACGACCAGTGCATGGACGGCGTGGAACTGGACATCAAGATGACCAGCGACGGCGTGCCGGTGGTGCTGCACGACTGGAACCTCGGCCGCACCACCAACGTGTGGACCAGCCGTGCCGGCGAAACCAAGTACGACCCGATGAGCAACCAGGGCTACAACCCGTCGATCACCGTGACCCCGTGGTCGGTGGTCAGCGGCCTGTTCCTGCTGACCCCCGACCGCCGTACCACCACCGGCTACCACGTGCCGCGCGTGGATGACCTGTTCTCCTACTTCAAGGCGCATGGCCTGAAGACGCCCATCGTGTTCGACATCAAGGACGCCGCCTCGGTGCGTGCGGTGTCGCGCGCGGCCGACGCCGCGTTCTCGGTGGGTGCGTCCAACTTCGTCGCCGCCAAGGTCAATGCCACCCTGTATCCGAGCCGCTCGGCGTTCCGCGCCGACACCACCAGCATGGTCGGCATTCCGGTGTTCACCACCAACATGCTGACCAAGATCAATGTCGACAACGCCATATCGGCCTGGAGCGATACCAAGGAGGCGATGGAGATCAACGTCAAGCAGCTCGGTGGCCTGCTGCAGGGCCAGGCCGACCGCGTGCGCGAGCGCGGCGTGCGCGTGGGCGTGTTCCAGGCGATTCCGGACAGCCCGCTGGCCGGGAAGTTCTACCAGAACAGCGGCGCCTGCTGCTATCAGCTGTCGGACCTGTACTTCTCCTACTCCGGCGGCCGCGACACCGCCGACAACCGGGGCGATCTCAACTTCATCGTCAACCAGGAGGCATTCAGCCTGATCACCACCGACGACCCGAAGGCGGCGATCGCGTACCTGAAGGCACGCGGCAAGCACGACTGA
- the rsmG gene encoding 16S rRNA (guanine(527)-N(7))-methyltransferase RsmG → MTDASLPDSVRVALEQGLHAQGLDAAALAPPLLAYLALLTRWNRTYNLTAIRDPHEMVTRHLLDSLAMQPFAQEGALADLGTGPGLPGIPLAIARPQLRVTLVESNGKKARFLREAVRQLRLDNARVAESRAEALDEAGAYDLLTARALDTLAGIVAVGGHLLRPGGRLLAMKGVRPDEEIAALPPGWVAPTVHPLQVPGLGADRHLVVVERG, encoded by the coding sequence ATGACCGATGCCTCTCTTCCCGATTCCGTCCGCGTCGCGCTCGAACAGGGCCTGCACGCGCAAGGCCTGGACGCGGCCGCGCTGGCGCCGCCGCTGCTGGCCTACCTGGCGCTGCTGACGCGCTGGAACCGTACCTACAACCTGACCGCGATCCGCGACCCGCACGAGATGGTGACCCGCCATCTGCTGGATTCGCTGGCGATGCAGCCGTTCGCCCAGGAGGGCGCGCTGGCCGACCTGGGCACCGGCCCGGGGCTGCCCGGCATCCCGCTGGCGATCGCGCGGCCGCAGCTGCGGGTGACCCTGGTCGAAAGCAACGGCAAGAAGGCGCGGTTCCTGCGCGAGGCGGTGCGCCAGCTGCGCCTGGACAACGCGCGCGTGGCCGAGTCGCGTGCCGAGGCGCTGGACGAGGCCGGCGCCTACGACCTGCTGACTGCGCGCGCGCTGGACACCCTGGCCGGCATCGTCGCCGTCGGCGGCCACCTGCTGCGCCCGGGCGGGCGCCTGCTGGCGATGAAGGGCGTGCGCCCGGACGAGGAGATCGCCGCGCTGCCGCCGGGTTGGGTGGCGCCGACGGTGCACCCGCTGCAGGTCCCCGGCCTGGGCGCCGACCGCCACCTGGTGGTGGTCGAGCGCGGTTGA
- a CDS encoding ParA family protein, with translation MARIIAIANQKGGVGKTTTAVNLAASLARQSQRVLLVDLDSQGNATMGSGIDKRELAASTCDVLLGESSAEQIRVTAPEGFDLLPGNIDLTAAEIQLMDQPAREQRLKTALAPLREAYDFILIDCPPALSLLTLNALTAADSVIVPMQCEYYALEGLTALLETIEALRAELNPALEIEGVLRTMFDVRNNLANAVSAELTNHFGDKVFRTIVPRNVRLAEAPSHGQSIVGYDRTSRGGVAYLGLAGEIVRRRNERNRPMPAMETI, from the coding sequence ATGGCCCGCATCATCGCCATCGCCAACCAGAAGGGCGGCGTCGGCAAGACCACCACCGCGGTCAACCTGGCCGCGTCGCTGGCGCGGCAGTCGCAGCGCGTGCTGCTGGTGGACCTGGACTCGCAGGGCAATGCGACGATGGGCAGCGGCATCGACAAGCGCGAGCTGGCCGCCTCCACCTGCGACGTGCTGCTCGGCGAGAGCAGCGCCGAACAGATCCGGGTGACCGCGCCGGAAGGCTTCGACCTGCTGCCGGGCAATATCGATCTCACCGCCGCCGAGATCCAGCTGATGGACCAGCCGGCGCGCGAGCAGCGGCTGAAGACCGCATTGGCGCCGCTGCGCGAGGCCTACGACTTCATCCTGATCGACTGCCCGCCGGCGCTGTCGCTGCTGACCCTGAACGCGCTGACCGCCGCCGACTCGGTGATCGTGCCGATGCAGTGCGAGTACTACGCGCTGGAAGGGCTGACCGCGCTGCTGGAGACCATCGAGGCGCTGCGCGCCGAGCTGAACCCGGCGCTGGAGATCGAAGGCGTGCTGCGCACCATGTTCGACGTGCGCAACAACCTGGCCAACGCGGTATCGGCGGAACTGACCAACCACTTCGGCGACAAGGTGTTCCGCACCATCGTGCCGCGCAACGTGCGCCTGGCCGAGGCGCCCAGCCATGGCCAGAGCATCGTCGGCTACGACCGCACCTCGCGCGGCGGCGTCGCCTACCTGGGACTGGCCGGCGAGATCGTGCGCCGCCGCAACGAACGCAATCGGCCGATGCCGGCCATGGAGACCATCTGA
- a CDS encoding GlsB/YeaQ/YmgE family stress response membrane protein, protein MGIIIWLIVGGIVGWLASIIMRRDAQQGIILNIVVGIVGALIAGWLFGGGINQAITLWTFLYSLIGAIILLAIVNLFTRGRAR, encoded by the coding sequence ATGGGCATCATCATCTGGTTGATCGTCGGCGGCATCGTGGGCTGGCTGGCCAGCATCATCATGCGCCGTGACGCACAGCAGGGCATCATCCTGAACATCGTGGTCGGCATCGTCGGCGCGCTGATCGCCGGCTGGCTGTTCGGCGGCGGCATCAACCAGGCGATCACCCTGTGGACGTTCCTGTACTCGTTGATCGGCGCCATCATCCTGCTGGCGATCGTCAACCTGTTCACCCGCGGCCGCGCGCGCTGA
- the xth gene encoding exodeoxyribonuclease III, whose product MKIASWNVNSLNVRLPHLQQWLAAFAPDVVGIQETKLEDHKFPDTALAEAGYRSVFAGQKTYNGVAILSRLPIGDVQIGVPGLEDEQKRAIAATIGDLRIVNLYVVNGQDVGTDKYAYKLRWLEAVHAWLADELQRHPRLVVLGDFNIAPDARDVHDPLVWSDNHILTSTAERGALHKLLGLGLHDGFRLHHADGGIFSWWDYRQAGFRRDLGLRIDLTLVSEALKARTRGAGIDREPRSWDRPSDHAPAWVELEPAA is encoded by the coding sequence TTGAAGATCGCCAGCTGGAACGTCAACTCGCTCAACGTGCGCCTGCCGCACCTGCAACAGTGGCTGGCCGCGTTCGCGCCGGACGTGGTCGGGATCCAGGAGACCAAGCTGGAGGACCACAAGTTTCCCGACACGGCGCTGGCCGAGGCCGGCTACCGCAGCGTGTTCGCCGGGCAGAAGACCTACAACGGCGTGGCGATCCTCTCGCGCCTGCCGATCGGCGACGTGCAGATCGGCGTGCCGGGCCTGGAGGACGAGCAGAAGCGCGCCATCGCCGCCACCATCGGCGACCTGCGCATCGTCAATCTGTACGTGGTCAACGGCCAGGACGTGGGCACCGACAAGTACGCCTACAAGCTGCGCTGGCTGGAGGCGGTGCACGCCTGGCTGGCCGACGAGCTGCAGCGGCATCCGCGGCTGGTGGTGCTGGGCGACTTCAACATCGCCCCGGACGCGCGCGACGTGCACGACCCGCTGGTGTGGAGCGACAACCACATCCTCACCTCCACCGCCGAGCGCGGCGCCCTGCACAAGCTGCTCGGCCTGGGCCTGCATGACGGCTTCCGCCTGCACCATGCCGACGGCGGCATCTTCAGCTGGTGGGACTACCGCCAGGCCGGCTTCCGCCGCGACCTGGGGCTGCGCATCGACCTGACCCTGGTGTCCGAGGCGCTGAAGGCGCGCACCCGCGGTGCCGGCATCGACCGCGAACCGCGCAGCTGGGACCGCCCCAGCGATCACGCGCCGGCCTGGGTCGAGCTGGAGCCGGCGGCATGA
- a CDS encoding peptidylprolyl isomerase, translating to MSLSFAKSAVARSITLAACALAAFAALAAPAAEPATADPVVLRVGAQQFTASEYRALAGDATRGAAGIDDDSVVRRFADRAILLDQARQQHLQDDPVVAARLRRAADAILAEAAQARLSAGAHIDEAMLRRQFAAHPDDYTEYHLRHLFVALHPQGGPRSGHTLTEAQALQRAEALKRQLDGGADFATLAMRESDDAATAGEGGQLSPTFGRYLADAFDAPIRQLAVEQVSAPVRGPDGYHLIRLDAKTAARFDAVRGQIDLQLREQAAADAMQRLRQAQPMAFDRDAYAAAAR from the coding sequence ATGTCCCTGTCTTTCGCCAAATCCGCCGTGGCTAGGTCCATCACCTTGGCCGCCTGCGCGCTGGCCGCGTTCGCCGCCCTGGCCGCGCCGGCCGCCGAGCCCGCCACCGCCGACCCGGTGGTACTGCGCGTCGGCGCGCAGCAGTTCACCGCCAGCGAGTACCGCGCCCTGGCCGGCGACGCCACGCGCGGCGCTGCCGGCATCGACGACGACTCGGTGGTGCGTCGCTTCGCCGACCGCGCCATCCTGCTCGACCAGGCCCGGCAACAGCATCTGCAGGACGACCCGGTGGTGGCCGCGCGCCTGCGCCGCGCCGCCGACGCGATCCTGGCCGAGGCCGCGCAGGCACGGCTCAGCGCCGGCGCGCACATCGACGAGGCGATGCTGCGCCGGCAGTTCGCCGCGCATCCGGACGACTACACCGAATACCACCTGCGCCATCTGTTCGTCGCGCTGCATCCGCAGGGCGGGCCGCGCAGCGGGCACACCCTGACCGAGGCGCAGGCTCTGCAGCGCGCCGAAGCGCTCAAGCGCCAGCTCGACGGCGGCGCCGATTTCGCCACGCTGGCGATGCGCGAGTCCGACGACGCCGCCACCGCCGGCGAGGGCGGACAGCTGTCGCCGACCTTCGGCCGTTACCTGGCCGACGCCTTCGACGCGCCGATCCGCCAGCTCGCGGTGGAGCAGGTCTCCGCGCCAGTGCGCGGCCCCGACGGCTACCACCTGATCCGGCTCGATGCGAAGACCGCGGCGCGCTTCGACGCGGTGCGCGGGCAGATCGACCTGCAACTGCGCGAGCAGGCGGCGGCCGACGCCATGCAGCGGCTGCGCCAGGCGCAGCCGATGGCGTTCGACCGCGACGCCTACGCGGCCGCGGCGCGCTGA
- a CDS encoding 4'-phosphopantetheinyl transferase superfamily protein, whose translation MLPVADGAEPPDWRLGPVALWLRPHPPRTSGEAQARRLLAGELAVPAAQLPLRRDARGRPGLHAPLAHVDTGWSHSGDYLLVAVAAHARLGVDIERQRPRPRLLELAQRFFHPDEVALLAALAAPAREALFFRLWCAKEALLKAHGHGIAFGLHRLRFAEDAGGALRLVWCDPGLGTAEAWHLHEWEAAPGYRAALAWCADAPVEATP comes from the coding sequence ATGTTGCCCGTGGCCGACGGCGCCGAGCCGCCGGACTGGCGCCTCGGCCCGGTGGCGCTGTGGCTGCGCCCGCATCCGCCGCGGACCTCCGGCGAGGCGCAGGCGCGGCGACTGCTGGCCGGCGAACTGGCGGTGCCGGCGGCGCAATTGCCGCTGCGCCGCGACGCCCGCGGCCGGCCCGGCCTGCATGCACCGCTGGCGCACGTGGACACCGGTTGGAGCCACAGCGGCGACTACCTGCTGGTGGCGGTGGCCGCGCACGCGCGGCTGGGGGTGGACATCGAGCGCCAGCGGCCGCGGCCGCGCCTGCTGGAACTGGCGCAGCGCTTCTTCCACCCGGACGAGGTCGCACTGCTGGCCGCGCTGGCGGCGCCGGCGCGCGAGGCGCTGTTCTTCCGCCTGTGGTGCGCCAAGGAAGCGCTGCTCAAGGCGCATGGCCACGGCATCGCCTTCGGCCTGCACCGGCTGCGCTTCGCCGAGGACGCCGGCGGCGCGCTGCGCCTGGTCTGGTGCGACCCGGGCCTGGGCACGGCTGAGGCCTGGCACCTGCACGAATGGGAGGCCGCGCCCGGCTACCGGGCGGCGCTGGCCTGGTGCGCGGACGCGCCGGTCGAGGCCACGCCTTAG